Part of the Allofrancisella frigidaquae genome is shown below.
ACCTTGGAATTGAAGTTCATAAGGCAGGTGTGGGTAATATATTATATGAAATAGAGCATAGAGACATTTCAAACTTACAAGTTATAAGCCATGATGCTTTAGAGGTATTACAAGATATGATCGAAGATAATTCTTTAAAAGCAATTCAGATATATTTTCCTGATCCATGGCATAAAAAAAAGCATAATAAACGTAGGTTAGTCAATCAATCTAACCTTGACCTTTTCGCTAGAAAATTAGATAAAGGTGGGTTGTTGCATTTTGCTAGTGACTGGTTACCTTATGCCGAAGATGTTTTAGGGTTGCTAGAAAACCACGGTCAGTATAAAAATTTATATTCAGACTTTGCTCCTAGACCAGACTGGCGCCCTTTGACAAAGTTTGAAAAAAGAGGGCAAAGCTTAGAACATCCGATATCAGATATACTGTTTGAAAAAGTTTAAGGAAAAGTAGTGAATATAGCTAGATATAAAAAAGGCTTTGTAAAAATAAACGAGTATAATAGTAAGCTTCATTTTGGCAATGTCTATTGTCCTGATTGTGGAGTTGCTAAAGTTAAGTTGGTACGTAAAGCTGATCAAGAATCATATTTTGAATTTATTACCGAAGATAATTCCCATGATGAGCTATGCCCTAGAATAAGCAAGCCTATTGATGATAATAAAATCAAAGAGCTTATAGCTAGTGATTCAAAAAAAGATATGAGTAAAGTTAATTTTATAGTTAATAAAAACCTCGAACGTTGCATAAATTTACTTACTAAAGTAGAGAATGATGGTAAATTAAATTACGCAGATACCTTGAATTTGATGCCAAAGAAAAAGCAACAAATGGTAGAAAAACGTATTAGAGAATATTCTAAACAAGATATTTATACTATAAATACTTTTGAGTTAGCAGATATAGATTTGGAAAAAGTAAAAGGTAAATATGCTGTGCTATATGGAGTTGCAGGAATTACCTCTTCAAATATAGGTGAGAGCCTAAAGCTATTGTTTAAAATAAATGAAGATTCTAGATTTTCAACCTTTATCGTACCCAACCAGGTCAAATATTTAAACTTTGATAAAAGTATCAGAGCTAAGTTTGCGGTATTTGGTAAGCTAAAGGTAGTAGATAAATTTATAAATATCGAGATACGTTCAACTAGAGATTTAGTTATAAGGGGCTAAGTTTTGTATGAATATAAAAATTAGGCATGAGCAACTTGCAGATCAAGAGCTTATATATAAGCTTATTTCTAATTGTTTTGAAAGTGGTGATGAGGAAAAATTAGTCAGACTATTACATACAGACCACCAGAATTTGATATCTTTAGTTGCAGAGTTAGATAATCAGATTATTGGACAGATAATTCTTTCAAAAATGTCTCAAGATGGTATTCCAAATATAGATATATATGGATTAGCTCCAATGTGTGTATCTCCAAATTACCAAAATTTAGGAATTGGAGCAAAGCTAGTTGAGCAAGTTATACAAGAAGCAAAAAAGTGTAACATTGATGCTATATTTGTTCTAGGGCATCCAAACTATTACCCGCGATTTGGTTTTAAACCTGCTACAGAATACAATGTAAAATGTGAATATGATGTTCCAGCAGATGTATTTATGGTTCTTGATTTGTCTGGTAAATTAAAGAAGTTACATGGCAAAACAGTTTACTATGCCGAAGAATTTAAAGAAATATTCTAAATTTACTGAAAAATCATCCTCGTGCTTGACACGGGGATCTACTGAAGTAGCTTAAAATCAAGTTATTTCAGTTAGTACTATTTTTATACGTGGTTGGCTATAGCTTTAATTGAGCTATTACATTGTTGATTTCTAAATTAGTATTTGCTAATATATAAACAGGTTTACTCTTTGGAGCTTGAAATGGATTTAGTACAAATGCAAAAAAATGCTAGTAAAGCTGCTGATATGCTTAAAGCTATTTCACATGAATCAAGATTGCTTATTTTGTGCTTACTTACAAAAGGTGAGATGTCTGTAGGTGAATTAGCTAAATATTTTGATTTAAGTCAATCAGCCTTTTCACAACATTTATCAGTACTTAGAAAAAAAGGCTTAGTTAAGGTCAGAAAAGAATCACAAGTTTGTTTTTATAGTATAAAAGACAAAGGTGTAGCAAAGATATTAGAAGCTCTGCACTCAGTTTATTGTGAAGATAAGTAAAAAAATTTAATACAAATATTAGAGTTATCTAAATTAGAAAAAAATAAAAGGAGAAAAAGATGCATAAAGTAGAAAAAATATCAGTAAGAGAATTTTTGGATTTACAAAAAAAAGAAAAGGTTAAATTAATAGATATTAGAACACCTCATGAGCATAAAAGAGAATGTATTGATTGTGCTGAAAACATTATGATTGATGATATTTATGATGCTGACATTAAGTCTGATGAAGTCGTAGTACTTCATTGCCAATCTGGTAATAGAACTAATCAAGCAGCAGATAAAGTTTCTGGACTTAAAGCAAAGAAAGTTTATCTTTTAGATGGTGGTATAAACTCATGGAAACAACATAAGCAACCAACTCAAAAAAACGTAAAAGAGCCTTTTCCAATTATGCGTCAAGTGCAAATAGTAGTTGGTTTTATGGTGCTATTAGGGGTAGTATTGTCATTTACAGTGTCACAATATTTTGCAATTTTAAGCGGTTTTTTTGGAGCTGGCCTTTTGTTTGCAGGTTTGTCTGGCACTTGTGCTTTAGCAAATATCTTAGAGCTGTTACCGTACAATAAAAAAGCTAAATAGGAGAGAGGTTATGATTTTCAGACAATTATTTGATATAGATACTTTTACGTATACTTACCTTATTGCATCAGGAGAAGGTAGAGAAGCTATTATAATAGATCCAGTTGATACGCAGTTAGGTAAGTATCATAAACTTTTTGACGAGCTAGATCTTAAACTAGTTGCTGCAATTGATACACATGTACATGCTGACCATATTACAGCACTTGGTTTACTAAGAGAATCAACAGCTTGCAAATCAGTAATGGGAGCACACACAAAAGCAGAGTGTGTTTCTGTGAAGATAAAAGAGGGTGAAGCTGTAAACTTTGATGGTATGAAGCTAAAAGCTATATACACCCCAGGTCACACAGATGACTCTTATAGTTTTATTCTTGGAGATAAACTTTTTACAGGTGACACTCTATTTGTAAGAGGTACTGGTAGAACAGATTTTCAACATGGAGACTCTTTTGCTCAATACGATAGTATAAACAACAAACTTTTCAAGCTTCCAGATGAAACTATAGTTTATCCTGGACATGATTATAATGGCTTTACATCTAGTACTATTGGTGAGGAGAAGAGGTTTAATCCGAGATTACAAGTTAAATCAGCACAAGAGTATGCAGAGCTTATGGCAAATTTAAATCTACCAAACCCTAAATATATGGATGTTGCTGTTCCAGCTAATTTAAAATGTGGTCTGGTGAAGTAAATGATCTCATTAATAATCTTTGGTCTTATTTGTGGTATAGCTCTTGGTTTAACAGGTGGAGGGGGTTCTATACTAGCAGTGCCTCTTTTAACTTATGGTGTGGGACTAGACTTCCATAGTGCTATAACCATATCATTATTAGTTGTGGGGTTTACTGCTATTTTTGGACTGGTTATAAATTTAAAAAATCATGATTTAAATTACTTAGCAGCATTCATTATGATAGTTACAGGTGTAATGTTTGCACCTGTGGGTAGTTATCTTTCTCAAGCTTTAACTGATCAAACTCTAATGCTTAGTTTCTCTGTACTTATGGTAGTTATAGGTGTTTGGAGTTTAATAAAGTCAAAAATTATCTCTGATACGCATTCTATATGTAAGAGTATCGGTATTAGATGCATTACAGCGTTACTTTTAAGTGGAGCTATTGTTGGGACTTTAACAGGTTTTTTTGGAGTTGGAGGAGGGTTTTTAATTGTTCCAGCTTTGATGTTTATAACAGGCATGCCAATTAAGAGGGCTATTAATACATCACTACTTGTTATTTTTGTAGTTTCAATATCAGGGTTTATTTCACACTATGATTTAGACAGTATGAACTGGTACGTAGCAATACTATTTATAGTTGGTAGTGTTACTGGTATGGTTTTATCAACTAAGCTTAAGAAAAAACTAAATGATAAAATTTTACAAAAAATATTTGCTATTATGCTGGTTGCATTGGGTCTAGTGATTTATTTTATAAATTAAAAGATTAAAGCTCTATTATATACAATCCCAAATTTACCTAGCTAGTCTTCAACCAACCAGTTATACTGAGCCTTTTAACTTCTGACAAAATAGTCTTAACTTCATGTTCTATTTTTTTACTATTGAATATCACTATCTTGCTACAAGCTGGATAGATGTTTAAATTTCCATTTGGAAGATATAACTTAAGTTCGCCACCATAAGATTCTTGCCAAGCATCATTTAAATAACACACTATAGATATATTGCGACGATCATCATTTTGGAAAGTATCAAGGTGTTTTTTATAAAAAGCACCTTTGGGGTAAATTGCATAATGGAACTCTTTTGTAACGATGCCAGCAAAGCAAGTTTTATTTATATATTCTATAAAGTTATTTATTTTTTGAAAAAATGATTGAGCATGTTTTGTTTCATCTAGCCAGTAAATAAAATCGCTGCGGATAGATCTTTTAACTGTCTCATTTAGCTTATTACCTATTGCTGATTTTCTAAAACAATCTTCTTGGTAGAGTTGAGCCAATTCAGCTGTTAATAGAGAAGTCTCATCTTTAGAAAGCCAATTATCTATGACACAATAACCTTCATTAAAAAAGTCTGTAATAACTTTTTCAAAAAGAGGATTTATAGGTAGTAAATTAGACATGAGCATGCCCAATAAAGAGTTAGTAAGCGAAGTATATACTAAAAATAAGAATTAGTTATCTAACTTTATTATAAAATCATCTAAGTACTCATCCACATCTAGTTCATACTCTGAAATAGCAAAATGTTTAGCTGATTTTTTTTGTTTATGCATTTGTTCAGTTGAGCCAGTATTTAGATGGTGCCATTCTGGTAGATCCTTACCTTCTAAAAGTAACTTGTAGCTACAAGTGTTTGGTAGCCACTTATAAGCATGACTTTTTAGTTGTTTATAGGTTAGGTTTATACATTCAGGTACTAGCTGTTTTCTTTTTTCATACATGTAACATTGGCATTTTGATGTATCTAAAAGCTTACAGCTAACCTTAGTGTAGTAGACCTCGTCAGTGTCATGATCTTGTAGTTTATTCAAACAACATAATCCACATCTATCACATACAGATTCCCACTGCTCACTAGTCATATCTTTTAACTTAATTTCTTGCCACCATTTATGCATATCAGAATATAGTATGTTTTATTTATTTGTAGAATAGTAAACTAAATTTGGCGAGAAAAATAGTCGTAAAGAGATTTAAAAATTTTAAACGGTTTGTTGTATAGGTTGGTCTAATACTGGCGATACTCCAGTATCAATAAAAATTTGCTGCTGAATCTTGGTGAAAGCATTCTTGTATGCTTGAGGATCGACTACAGCAGTTGATTTATGAATCGGAACAGAGCTTTGTTGACTTGGGTTTGGAACAGTTTTATGCACAACAAAGTTTATTCTTATGCTAGAGTCTTTTTTTGAACCTCTATACTTTTGTATAAATGCTGTAGCTTCAGTGTATTGGGCTTCTTGCCAGAAGTCTACAGTTTGGGTACTCTGTGCTGTAATTATACCAGTATCAAAGTTTGCATCATGAATAATATATCCAAGGTTTTGCATAACAGTAACCGTAGAATTAAAAGCAGAACGTTTATTAACATTAAAAACTTTTGTCTGCATGAGCTGTATTTGTAGCGGAGTAAGGTCTGGTTTTGGCGGTTCTACAACACAGCTAGCTAAAATAATTATCATTAGAAATATGATAGATTTAGAAAGTTTTTTTAACATTTTGCCCTCTTTTTTAGAAGCTTGTTGATAGAGATTTGAAGTTTGAAACTACATCATCTTTAAATGTTATTATAATAGTCATAGTTTTTTGTGATTCCATAAAATCGCTATTTTTAGTAGCTCCACCAACAAGAATAAGAGTTAAAAAACCTTCTTTTTTAGAACTGTTTTGGATAGTTGCATTTGTCTGATATGTCCAAACTGAATCTCCATCAGCATTCTGAGTTACAATATTTGGTGATCCAAAGGCTTGTATCACTTGCTCTTTTGTTGTTACTCCTTTTTTCAAAGTTAGCGAAACATTTCCTGATGTATAAGGCGTTTTAGGAAACTCTTGCGAATTATTTGTACTACAAGATGCCAATATAGTAGCTATAAGCGCTAAAGATATTATATATATAGCTTTTTTCATATTTTTCGATATAGTTGGTTATTAAAGATCATGGCATTGTATCATACAATTTTAAATAAAGTGTATATTTAAATAGTAAAATAGTGAGACGTGTCAAATAGGTTCAGCATGACATCCTTATTAATGGTTTATATATAATTGTACCTATAAGTTTGTTATGTGTCACAACTGCTATATATATTATTGCTAATAAGTTATAATTGTTGACTATTAAGATAACTCGTCAATTAAAATTTTAACTACTATGAAAACTACAGCAAGAGCTAGAAATAATGCTCGTTTATATACCGTACAAGCTTTATACCAAAAAAAGGTTGCAGATAATACGTTCGATGAATTGAAAGTTCAATATTTCTCTGATAATGCTGAAAGGCACCAAACAGATTGGAATCTGTTTTATAGACTTATAGATTCTGCAGAGTCGAATGAAGAAACTATACAAGAGCATATAAAACAAAGCTCCAAAGACGGTATAGATTCAATAAACTATGTTGATTTGGCTGTATTGCAGTCTGCTGTTGCAGAACTTATAGAATGTTTGGAAAATCCATATCAAGTAATTATTAAAGAATACGTTGAAATAGCTTATAGTATGGGTACAGAAGAAGGGTACAAGTTTGTTAATGCTATGTTACAGAAATTAGCAAAAACTATTAGAGGTGAAGAATAAAATTGTCTTGGGAAGATAAGAAATTAAATTTTTCCCTATGTTGAACCTGCTCGTTTTTATTTAATTCAGCAATAAGTACAGTTTCTTTGTATTCTTGATAAGCTAATATTCCACCATTATAGTCGACAATCATGCTATCTCCAGCGTAACTGAAGTTTGGATCCTTACCAACTCTGTTACAAGCTACCACATATGCTTGATTTTCTATAGCCCTAGCTTTAAGTAAAGCTTGCCAATGTTCACGCCGCGATTCAGGCCAGCAAGCTACATTTAGTAAAATATCGTATTCATTATTATTACAGTTAAATACGGGGAAGCGTAGATCAAAACAAACTGTAAGAAGTATCTTGAAAGCTTTATATTGGATTATTTTTCGCTGGTTTCCTTTAGTATATTTTTTGTCTTCACCTGCATATATAAAAAGATGATTTTTATCATACGTGTATACTTCTTTTTCAGAGGTTACAAAATATAATCTGTTAGCAATTTTATTATCTGCAAATGTTGCTGCACTTCCAACGATAGCAGAGTTTCTATCTTTTACTTGATTGTACATCCAGTTAACAATATCTTCTTGGAAACTAGCTTCATTAGTTGGGTTCATAATAAAACCAGTATTAAACATCTCAGGTAATACGATTAAGTCCATCTCTTGGTCTAGAGTGGCTATTTTTTGCTCTAGCTTTGTATAGTTTAACTCTTTATTACCCCAAATTATATCACTCTGTATTATTGCAACTTTTAGTTTATTCATGCTCTGTTATTTCCCTAGGTAATGTAGTTTGTTTTTAGATTTTTGAGAGGATTTTTGCTCCTTTTATAATAGCATTGTCTTTTTTAGCAAAGCATAATCTAAGTAAACCATTTTTAGGCTTTTCAAAAAGTGAGGATACTGGTATTAGTCCAACACCATATTCTGTAATAAGTCTTGTAGCAAACTCACTGTCATTTTCATTACTGATATTGGTATAATCCAGCATCTGAAAAGGTGAACCATGCCATTCTAAAAGCTTAAATTGAGAACCTTTTAAATGTTGGCGTAATAAAGAGTTTTGTTTTTTATAAAGTTTATGAAGGTTTTGGTAGTATTCAGGGTGTTCTAAAATCCCTTCAGCTAAGGCTAGCTGCATAGGGTGGACTGCTGAAAAAGTTGAAAACTGCTTTACTGCCAAAATATTTTTTATAATTTCACTAGGGGCTATTGCAATTCCTAAACGCCATCCTGTTAGATTATAAGTTTTACCAAGAGATTGTAACACTATTAGTTTATCTCTAAGTCCAGGAATTTCTAAAGCACTAGTAAAAACTTCACCAGCATAAATATGCTCATAAACTTCATCAGCTATAACTAAGATATTCTTATCTTTAATGATTTTAGCAAATTCTAAATATTCCTCTTTTGAGATAACACTTCCCATAGGATTGTGAGGAGAGTTAAGAATAATGATTTTAGTTTTATCGGTAATTGCATTTGCTAGAGCTTGTAAATCTATTTTTCCATCTGACAGTAAGTTTAGTCTTATTGGTTTGCCTTGGTTGAGTTTTGTTAACCCAACGTAAGCATCAAATACAGGGTCAAACATTATTACTTCATCGCCTTTTTCTACATATGCTGTAATAGCTGCAAATAGCCCCTCGATAGCCCCAACTGTAATAGCGACATTATCGATGCCTATATCTACGTCATAACAACTTTTGGTCTTTTGAATTACAGCTTTACGTAATACTAAGGTACCAGGAATTGGTGAATATTGGTTTTTACCTTGTTGCATGTAAAAGTTTGTACGATCAATTAACCATTCTGGAGTATCAAAATCAGGCGCTCCTTGGGTAAAACTAATTGCATTATACTCAGCTGCCATTACAGCAAATTTTCCATATACGGACGGTGAGGTGTCAATGTATGATTTTGGCTGGATCATAATTATTAAAGTGGAGTTGGGTTTATTAGAAGTATACTGGTATTTTAAGTTTGGTCAAATAGGGTATAGTTAATCCGAGTAAACAATATAGAAAAATGCTTGTCATTCCAAACTTACGATCTGGAACCTACTTACTACAGCTATAAGCTTAGCTTTAACTTTTAAACACAACTTAGCTGGAATAACTATAGTAATAGACTTTTAGAATTTCTTTTAATTGTTCAATAGAGATTTCTTGTTTTTCTTGAGTTTTACGGTTTTTATATTCAATTAAATTTTGCTCAAGAAGTCTATCACCAATTATTACATGGTGAGAGCAACCAATCAAATCAGCATCAGCAAACATTACTCCTGGGCGATTGCCACGATCATCTAAGAGTACGTCTATTCCATTGGAAATTAGGTCTTGATAAAGTTTATCAGCAACTTCTTTTACCTGCGCAGATTTGTTGTAATTGATAGGCAATATAGTTACTAGAAATGGGGTTATAGCTTCTGGCCAGATGATTCCTTTATCGTCGTGAGATTGTTCTATTGCTGCAGCTATAACCCGGGATACACCAAATCCATAACAGCCCATTAACATAGGTTTAGATTTGCCATCTTGCCCAATAATATTAGCATTCATCGGTTTAGAATAAACATCCTCAAGTTCAAAAATATGGCCAACCTCTATACCATTAGTTAATTCTAAGGTACCTTTACCATCCGGTGAGATATCGCCAGCAACTACATTTCTAATATCAGCAACCTGATAGTTCGTTACATCTTTATCCCAGTTTACATTTTTAAGATGATAATCGTCCTCATTAGCACCACAACATAGATCTGTAATTGCTACAGCACTGTAATCAGCAATTATCGGAATAGGGCAATTATTTATACCAAGTGAACCAGGGTTAGCATTAAAAATTGAGAAAATCTCTTCCTTTGTGGCTAAAGTATACGGTGCTACTATTTGCTCTAGTTTATTTATTTTAGTTTCATTAAGTTCGTGATCACCACGTATCACTAACGCAAAAAAATTGTTTTTAGCATCTTTGATAATCATAGTTTTTACGGTTTGTTTAATATCAAAGTCCATCTTCTTACATAGGCTTTCAATAGTTTTGATATCAGGAGTATAAATCTTTTTTATAGGATTCTTAGAAACTTCTTTTTTACTAAAATCTGGTTTTGCATAAGTTGCTAGCTCAATATTCGCTGCATAATCACTACTATTACTGTAGCAAATAATATCTTCACCAGCGTTTGCTAGAACTTGAAATTCATGACTATTATCACCACCTATAGCACCTGTATCTGCTTTTACAGGACGATATTCTAAACCGATTTTGTCCAAAATATTACAGTAAGTTTGATACATTTGTTGATAAGTAGTATGTAAGCATTGGCTATTTTCATGAAAAGAGTAAGCATCTTTCATAATAAATTCACGAGCACGCATCACACCAAAACGAGGACGGATTTCATCTCTGAACTTTGTTTGGATTTGATATAGGTTTAAAGGTAGCTGCTTATAACTTTTGATCGTATCTCTAGCCATATCTACAATAGGCTCCTCATGGGTTGGACCATAGCAAAAATCTCTATCATGCCTATCTTTTAGTTTTAGAAGCTCAGGACCAAACTTACTCCAACGATGAGTTTCTTGTAAAAGTTCAGAAGGTAACACACTTGGTAATAGTAATTCGCTAGCTCCTGATTTATTCATTTCTTGACGAACAATGTCTTGGATTTTTTGTAGTACTTTTAGCCCAACTGGTAGCCAAGTATATATTCCAGACGCAAGTTTTTTGATTAAGCCCGCTTTTAGCATGTATTGGTGACTAATAAGTACAGCTTCTTTAGGTAGCTCTTTTGTAGTAGTAATAATAGTTTGAGATGCTTTCATGAATTGTTGAATTTATAATAATTCGTGTTCATGAATTATAGCAAAAAACAACTATAAAATATAAGGAAAAAAGACTTATGATAGATGCAAGTCAGGAGATATGAGAATTGAGGGGAAACTTACATCTATCAAGAGTCGTTATAAAATTAAA
Proteins encoded:
- a CDS encoding MBL fold metallo-hydrolase, encoding MIFRQLFDIDTFTYTYLIASGEGREAIIIDPVDTQLGKYHKLFDELDLKLVAAIDTHVHADHITALGLLRESTACKSVMGAHTKAECVSVKIKEGEAVNFDGMKLKAIYTPGHTDDSYSFILGDKLFTGDTLFVRGTGRTDFQHGDSFAQYDSINNKLFKLPDETIVYPGHDYNGFTSSTIGEEKRFNPRLQVKSAQEYAELMANLNLPNPKYMDVAVPANLKCGLVK
- the nusB gene encoding transcription antitermination factor NusB, with translation MKTTARARNNARLYTVQALYQKKVADNTFDELKVQYFSDNAERHQTDWNLFYRLIDSAESNEETIQEHIKQSSKDGIDSINYVDLAVLQSAVAELIECLENPYQVIIKEYVEIAYSMGTEEGYKFVNAMLQKLAKTIRGEE
- a CDS encoding aminotransferase class I/II-fold pyridoxal phosphate-dependent enzyme, which encodes MIQPKSYIDTSPSVYGKFAVMAAEYNAISFTQGAPDFDTPEWLIDRTNFYMQQGKNQYSPIPGTLVLRKAVIQKTKSCYDVDIGIDNVAITVGAIEGLFAAITAYVEKGDEVIMFDPVFDAYVGLTKLNQGKPIRLNLLSDGKIDLQALANAITDKTKIIILNSPHNPMGSVISKEEYLEFAKIIKDKNILVIADEVYEHIYAGEVFTSALEIPGLRDKLIVLQSLGKTYNLTGWRLGIAIAPSEIIKNILAVKQFSTFSAVHPMQLALAEGILEHPEYYQNLHKLYKKQNSLLRQHLKGSQFKLLEWHGSPFQMLDYTNISNENDSEFATRLITEYGVGLIPVSSLFEKPKNGLLRLCFAKKDNAIIKGAKILSKI
- a CDS encoding rhodanese-like domain-containing protein — translated: MHKVEKISVREFLDLQKKEKVKLIDIRTPHEHKRECIDCAENIMIDDIYDADIKSDEVVVLHCQSGNRTNQAADKVSGLKAKKVYLLDGGINSWKQHKQPTQKNVKEPFPIMRQVQIVVGFMVLLGVVLSFTVSQYFAILSGFFGAGLLFAGLSGTCALANILELLPYNKKAK
- a CDS encoding GNAT family N-acetyltransferase, producing MNIKIRHEQLADQELIYKLISNCFESGDEEKLVRLLHTDHQNLISLVAELDNQIIGQIILSKMSQDGIPNIDIYGLAPMCVSPNYQNLGIGAKLVEQVIQEAKKCNIDAIFVLGHPNYYPRFGFKPATEYNVKCEYDVPADVFMVLDLSGKLKKLHGKTVYYAEEFKEIF
- the trmB gene encoding tRNA (guanosine(46)-N7)-methyltransferase TrmB encodes the protein MFDKPKENLRQIKSYVQRAGRVTKKQQLALETYSEKYLIEYRKEQKLNFANIFNNDYPVILEIGFGMGTSLVQMALENPDKNYLGIEVHKAGVGNILYEIEHRDISNLQVISHDALEVLQDMIEDNSLKAIQIYFPDPWHKKKHNKRRLVNQSNLDLFARKLDKGGLLHFASDWLPYAEDVLGLLENHGQYKNLYSDFAPRPDWRPLTKFEKRGQSLEHPISDILFEKV
- a CDS encoding ArsR/SmtB family transcription factor, whose translation is MDLVQMQKNASKAADMLKAISHESRLLILCLLTKGEMSVGELAKYFDLSQSAFSQHLSVLRKKGLVKVRKESQVCFYSIKDKGVAKILEALHSVYCEDK
- a CDS encoding sulfite exporter TauE/SafE family protein, whose amino-acid sequence is MSLIIFGLICGIALGLTGGGGSILAVPLLTYGVGLDFHSAITISLLVVGFTAIFGLVINLKNHDLNYLAAFIMIVTGVMFAPVGSYLSQALTDQTLMLSFSVLMVVIGVWSLIKSKIISDTHSICKSIGIRCITALLLSGAIVGTLTGFFGVGGGFLIVPALMFITGMPIKRAINTSLLVIFVVSISGFISHYDLDSMNWYVAILFIVGSVTGMVLSTKLKKKLNDKILQKIFAIMLVALGLVIYFIN
- a CDS encoding amidohydrolase; translated protein: MNKLKVAIIQSDIIWGNKELNYTKLEQKIATLDQEMDLIVLPEMFNTGFIMNPTNEASFQEDIVNWMYNQVKDRNSAIVGSAATFADNKIANRLYFVTSEKEVYTYDKNHLFIYAGEDKKYTKGNQRKIIQYKAFKILLTVCFDLRFPVFNCNNNEYDILLNVACWPESRREHWQALLKARAIENQAYVVACNRVGKDPNFSYAGDSMIVDYNGGILAYQEYKETVLIAELNKNEQVQHREKFNFLSSQDNFILHL
- a CDS encoding 2OG-Fe(II) oxygenase — protein: MSNLLPINPLFEKVITDFFNEGYCVIDNWLSKDETSLLTAELAQLYQEDCFRKSAIGNKLNETVKRSIRSDFIYWLDETKHAQSFFQKINNFIEYINKTCFAGIVTKEFHYAIYPKGAFYKKHLDTFQNDDRRNISIVCYLNDAWQESYGGELKLYLPNGNLNIYPACSKIVIFNSKKIEHEVKTILSEVKRLSITGWLKTS
- a CDS encoding proline--tRNA ligase; the encoded protein is MKASQTIITTTKELPKEAVLISHQYMLKAGLIKKLASGIYTWLPVGLKVLQKIQDIVRQEMNKSGASELLLPSVLPSELLQETHRWSKFGPELLKLKDRHDRDFCYGPTHEEPIVDMARDTIKSYKQLPLNLYQIQTKFRDEIRPRFGVMRAREFIMKDAYSFHENSQCLHTTYQQMYQTYCNILDKIGLEYRPVKADTGAIGGDNSHEFQVLANAGEDIICYSNSSDYAANIELATYAKPDFSKKEVSKNPIKKIYTPDIKTIESLCKKMDFDIKQTVKTMIIKDAKNNFFALVIRGDHELNETKINKLEQIVAPYTLATKEEIFSIFNANPGSLGINNCPIPIIADYSAVAITDLCCGANEDDYHLKNVNWDKDVTNYQVADIRNVVAGDISPDGKGTLELTNGIEVGHIFELEDVYSKPMNANIIGQDGKSKPMLMGCYGFGVSRVIAAAIEQSHDDKGIIWPEAITPFLVTILPINYNKSAQVKEVADKLYQDLISNGIDVLLDDRGNRPGVMFADADLIGCSHHVIIGDRLLEQNLIEYKNRKTQEKQEISIEQLKEILKVYYYSYSS
- a CDS encoding YcgN family cysteine cluster protein, producing the protein MHKWWQEIKLKDMTSEQWESVCDRCGLCCLNKLQDHDTDEVYYTKVSCKLLDTSKCQCYMYEKRKQLVPECINLTYKQLKSHAYKWLPNTCSYKLLLEGKDLPEWHHLNTGSTEQMHKQKKSAKHFAISEYELDVDEYLDDFIIKLDN